The segment AAATAACAGTGTGAACTGAATAACAAAAAAATATAGTAATTTTGTTCACCTGTTGATTTACTATCAATCCATACTTGAATGACTGAAATAGAAGCTATTTTGCAGAAATATCAAAATCGTGACCGCGAATATTTGCTACCGATTTTGCAGGATATTCAAAGTGTCAGCGGTTTTCTATCCCGACAAGCCGTTATTTCGGTGGCGGCTCATTTAAAAATTCCAACCAGCAAGGTGTATGCCGTTGCTACATTTTATGAACGTTTCAGGTTTTTACCAAAAGCAAAATATCGCATCAGTGTCTGCAATGGTACAGGATGTCATATCGAAGGATCGGGCAACCTGTTGGAAGCGTTTAAAAGACTGATGGGACTTGAGCCCGGAGCTGAATTAAAGAATGAGTTGTTCAGCCTTGAGGTTGTGCAATGTCTTGGCGCATGTGGCAATGCACCGGTGATCAAAATCAATGATGTGTTTTATTCAAACGTGACCCCCGATATGGTTCCTGAGTTAATTGCTGCAATAAAAGCCAGGGAGGAAATTAAATGAAACTAACTGAACAAGCCATTGGCAGAACGCATTTCCTGATCGACAATGTACTGAAGAATTTTTCCGGTGAATACAACCCTGAAACCCAGAAAGAGATTGACCTGCTTTTACGCAGGCACCTGGTAAAGCCTTTGATTTATGTTGGCACTGGTACCTGTGGTATTGCAGCAGGTGCTGGATCAACGCTTCAGGCTGTGCATGCATACCTCGAACGAAATCAGCTGGATGCAGACGTGGTCGAAGTGGGATGCGTTGGGCTTTGCAGTGCAGAGCCATTGCTTGATTTTCAGGTTCCGGGAAAGGCCAGGGTTAGTTTTCAGAAAGCCACGGCTAATAAAGTGGACGATATCCTTGATGAATGTTTTCACAATCACATTTCGGGACAGGATATTTTGGGACAGGTGGCTAACAAGATGCATGAATCGTGGGAAGGTGTTCCCAATATTCAGGAGCTTCCTTTTTTTAAGAAGCAGCAACGGATTTTGCTCTTTGATTGTGGTGAGATTTCGCCATCAAGCCTTGATGAATATTTGGCCCGCGATGGGTATAAGGCTTTTTTAAAAGCGTTGATGAATTACCCTCCCGATGAGGTTTGCAGCATTATCGGGCAAAGTGGTTTACGTGGCAGAGGTGGTGGTGGATTTCTTACTTCAACCAAATGGAACAGCGTCCGGATGGCTGCCAGTGACCAGAAATATATCATTTGCAATGCCGATGAGAGTGACCCCGGTGCATATATGGATCGGGCACTGGTTGAAGGAAACCCTTTCCGGTTGATCGAAGGACTTTCCATAGCTGCTTATGCCATCGGTTCGAGCAAGGCATACATTTACATTCGGTCAGAATATGCACTGGCGGTGAAAAGATTGAATGAAGCGCTGGAAATGGCACGTGAGTTTGGATTTCTGGGCGAGAATATTTTTAATAGCGGATTTAACTTGCAGATCATCCTTCGGGAGGGGCCGGGCGCTTTTGTTTGTGGTGAGGAAACGGCATTGATTAAGAGCATAGAAGGGCGCCGGGGAATGCCAAGAACTAAACCTCCTTTCCCTTATGAAAAGGGACTTTTCGGTAAGCCAACAGTAGTGAACAACGTGGAGACATTAACCAACGTGCCGCTCATCCTGCTTCATGGTCCTCACTGGTTTAAAAGTATTGGAACTAAATCCAGCAGTGGAACAAAACTTTTTGCTTTAACCGGTGATATTGTCAATACAGGGCTTGTTGAGGTTCCATTTGGAATCACCCTCGAAGAGATAATTTTCGAAATCGGAGGTGGGATTAAAAATCAGAAATCGCTAAAGGCTGTTCAGATTGGCGGACCCTCAGGAACATTGGTGCCTGCTGAAAAAAGAGACCTGCAGATTGATTTCGGTACTTTCCAGGATCAGCACCTGATCATGGGTTCAGGAGGCATGGTGGTGATGGATGAGGATACCTGCATTATTGATATGGTGAAATATTTCATCAACTTCCTGCAAAACGAAAGCTGCGGAAAGTGCATCCCTTGCCGAGAAGGAACCAACAGGATGTATGAGATCCTGAATGAGATCACCCAAAGACCGGCTCAAACGGATGAACACAAGAGTTTGTCGAGATTTCAGGGAGTGCTGCAACTGGAGAATCTGGCAAAAGTGATTAAGGAGACCTCCTTATGTGGCCTGGGCAAAACTGCTCCCAATCCTGTGCTGAGCGCCCTGGAATATTTTCGTGATGAATTTGAAGAGCATGTGTTTGAGCGCAAATGCCGGGCGAATGTCTGCAGGAACCTGCGCACTTTTGTGATCAGTGCCGAGCGTTGCACCGGTTGTATGGTTTGCCTCAAAAAGTGCCCGGTTGATGCTATAGTAGGAGCGGCTCGGGAACCACATTTTATCATCCCCCAAAAATGTAACGACTGTGGTATTTGCTATGATGTATGCAGGTTTTCAGCCATTGACATTATCTGATATTCAAATTTTATAATTTCGACCCAGAATGATTTTCAACATCGAAATAAATAACAAAACCATCAAGG is part of the Bacteroidales bacterium genome and harbors:
- a CDS encoding NAD(P)H-dependent oxidoreductase subunit E, coding for MTEIEAILQKYQNRDREYLLPILQDIQSVSGFLSRQAVISVAAHLKIPTSKVYAVATFYERFRFLPKAKYRISVCNGTGCHIEGSGNLLEAFKRLMGLEPGAELKNELFSLEVVQCLGACGNAPVIKINDVFYSNVTPDMVPELIAAIKAREEIK
- a CDS encoding 4Fe-4S binding protein, encoding MKLTEQAIGRTHFLIDNVLKNFSGEYNPETQKEIDLLLRRHLVKPLIYVGTGTCGIAAGAGSTLQAVHAYLERNQLDADVVEVGCVGLCSAEPLLDFQVPGKARVSFQKATANKVDDILDECFHNHISGQDILGQVANKMHESWEGVPNIQELPFFKKQQRILLFDCGEISPSSLDEYLARDGYKAFLKALMNYPPDEVCSIIGQSGLRGRGGGGFLTSTKWNSVRMAASDQKYIICNADESDPGAYMDRALVEGNPFRLIEGLSIAAYAIGSSKAYIYIRSEYALAVKRLNEALEMAREFGFLGENIFNSGFNLQIILREGPGAFVCGEETALIKSIEGRRGMPRTKPPFPYEKGLFGKPTVVNNVETLTNVPLILLHGPHWFKSIGTKSSSGTKLFALTGDIVNTGLVEVPFGITLEEIIFEIGGGIKNQKSLKAVQIGGPSGTLVPAEKRDLQIDFGTFQDQHLIMGSGGMVVMDEDTCIIDMVKYFINFLQNESCGKCIPCREGTNRMYEILNEITQRPAQTDEHKSLSRFQGVLQLENLAKVIKETSLCGLGKTAPNPVLSALEYFRDEFEEHVFERKCRANVCRNLRTFVISAERCTGCMVCLKKCPVDAIVGAAREPHFIIPQKCNDCGICYDVCRFSAIDII